The following DNA comes from Salvia hispanica cultivar TCC Black 2014 unplaced genomic scaffold, UniMelb_Shisp_WGS_1.0 HiC_scaffold_1128, whole genome shotgun sequence.
CCGAGTACAAGCCTCGAGGCGATATGATCGGCTTGATTGGAGTGCTACTCCCAGCCATGGCAGCTGCAAGGGATGGACCGCCGCTTAGTCCCCCAGCGCACAAGTACCCGCCGGGTCAGGCTCGTCGATGGAGATATCGTCGTGATAAGGAGCCGCACGTTGATCGTGTCCCTACTAAACCAAGGCTTAGGACTCGTACGTCTAACCCGTTGGTCATAAATGGGAACGTGGAGGACATGCGTGCGATAACCCCTCCGCCCCCGGATGTTGGTGGATCAAGCGAGGACGAGGAACCTTACGAGGAAGGGCACGACTTGGACATGGGAAATGTCGATGAGGATGAGGACCCCGAAGAGGACATGAACGATATCGACTAGGAGTGATAGTCGTGGAAAACATTGTTTTGCTTCCCCcatatttttggaatatttttgCTAAACTTTTGCCGTACCTCTTTACTTTTGCTCTTTTGAATTCCGTTGATACTAAGACCTCTTTGAGGCAATGTTTTTGATTATTATGCTATGGggagaattttaattttcattccaatCTTGCTACCTTATAATGTGATGGATTTCCATATTGTTATTCCCATGCCATTGAGAAAATTTTCTATCACTATGTTATCATGCCATCATATCATCACACCACTATCTTTGAATATCTTATTGCGCCTTATACTTGCCACTTGAATTGCATAAGTGCCTCTTGATTACAGTTACCTTGTTGATAAGGACCAATGATTCTTTTGATACCCTATGGTGCAACCGATTTTGTGATGCTTTGACACTACTTGTGAAACCCATCTATGTGATGAACTTTTGCTTGGCCATATACACCAAAACAATTGTCCTATGCACCTTGGTATACCACGCGATTGTTGATAGAATTTTGAGAATAATCCGTGTATTGATAAATCAGAATGCCGCCGAGACGCCATAACCGTCAACCGACACCTCCGCCTTCGAGCGAGGAAAGTGTGACGCAGTCAATTCAGACACCGCCGCCTCCCCCACCCCCGGTTGATCGGGAAATAGTGAAGCTGTTCTTGGAACAGAAACCACCTGTTTTTGATGGACTTGGAGAACCGGCCAAGGCCGAATCATGGATCCGCGCGATAGAGCGTATCTTCGCAATCTTGGGATGCAATGATAGGGAACGGATGAGTTGCGTTACTCACCAACTAATCGAAGCAGCCGACTTTTGGTGGGATACTAGAACGAAGACCTTGACGCGAGACCAAGTAGAAGCAATGACGTGGGAAGATTTCAAGACTGAATTGTACAACAAGTATGTGCCGAAGAGCTATCGGAAAGCGAAGGCATCCGAGTTCCATAATCTGACTCAAGGACGCATGACCGTGACCGAGTATGATCGAGCGCTCAACAGCATGACCCGATACGCCCCTGATCAAGTCGACACTGACGAGAAGCTGTCGGACAAGTTCCGTGAGGGACTAAGGTCCGAGATAAAGATGTCGTTGGCCAGTCGAGGGAGACTCACCTACGCTAAAGCTTTGGCACTCGCGTTGGATATTGAAGCCGCAATGCCTAAAGAAAGAGCCAAGGAGAACTCTACACCGTCCCTGCCCCCATCACATCACTCCCgagagaagagaaagtggGAGGATTCTAGGAATTTCTACGATGGGAAACGACACCAGTCGAATCAGCATCGATCCCAGCACGGAGGAGGGCAACATACGTCTAGCCAGAGAGGAGAGTATCGACCCAGGGCACCGCAGTGCAATGTGTGCTCTAAGTACCATTTCGGAGAATGCCGATATCAGAACGTCGTCAAGTGCTACACCTGCGGAGGAAACGGCCACTACTCTAGGGAGTGTGCGAATAACAAGGTAGGATCGGGATCAAGGCAGAACGATCAAGGATCCCGTCAGCCATCGAGGGCACCGCAAAATGAATCGAGAGGAAATCGCGACCAATCGTCGCGGCAGCAACAACCTCACCGCCCAAGACTTCCTCCACAAGCTAGAGCGTTCGCGTTGGAGCAAAAGAAGCCGAAGAAAGAACAAGATGAACGCGAAAAAGGAAACTTGACAGGTATGGGCGAAATTCTCAACACCcctgttgttgtgttgtttgatACGGGCGCGTCGCACTCGTTTATATCTGAGTTGTGTGTGCACACGTTGGGCTTGTCTACTAGCGAATCTGAACATAGAATGATGGTGTCCTCACCAGTAGGAGGAACGATAGAAATATCTCGAACGTGCTCGAACATAGAAATCGTGCTAGGAGAACTTAAGATAGTCGCTCACGATTTGCAAGTTATGGCGATGAAAGATACCGACGTGATCCTAGGAATGGACTGGTTGGCCGCGAATTACGCAACGATTCGATGTAAGGAGAGGCAAATATCCCTACAAGCTCCGGGAAAGGAACCTATCGTGTATCATGGCATCTCGAGGAACCGGCGAACCGCGATAATCTCTGCACTGCAAGCTACCGCGATGATGAGAAAGGGGCGACCTGCCTATCTCGTCTACCTTCACGGCGATGAGAATGATGAAAGAAGAGTGGAAGACGTCGCTGTTGTGCGGGAATTTCCAGATGTTTTTCCCGAAGTATTACCTGGACCGCCGCCGGATCGACAATTGGAGTTTACGATCGATCTCGAGCCGGGAGCAGCACCCGTATCCAAAGCACCATATCGAATGGCGCCTAAGGAGTTGGAGGAACTCAAGATACAACTCCAAGAGCTCATGGACCTAGGTTTT
Coding sequences within:
- the LOC125197962 gene encoding uncharacterized protein LOC125197962, with translation MPPRRHNRQPTPPPSSEESVTQSIQTPPPPPPPVDREIVKLFLEQKPPVFDGLGEPAKAESWIRAIERIFAILGCNDRERMSCVTHQLIEAADFWWDTRTKTLTRDQVEAMTWEDFKTELYNKYVPKSYRKAKASEFHNLTQGRMTVTEYDRALNSMTRYAPDQVDTDEKLSDKFREGLRSEIKMSLASRGRLTYAKALALALDIEAAMPKERAKENSTPSLPPSHHSREKRKWEDSRNFYDGKRHQSNQHRSQHGGGQHTSSQRGEYRPRAPQCNVCSKYHFGECRYQNVVKCYTCGGNGHYSRECANNKVGSGSRQNDQGSRQPSRAPQNESRGNRDQSSRQQQPHRPRLPPQARAFALEQKKPKKEQDEREKGNLTGMGEILNTPVVVLFDTGASHSFISELCVHTLGLSTSESEHRMMVSSPVGGTIEISRTCSNIEIVLGELKIVAHDLQVMAMKDTDVILGMDWLAANYATIRCKERQISLQAPGKEPIVYHGISRNRRTAIISALQATAMMRKGRPAYLVYLHGDENDERRVEDVAVVREFPDVFPEVLPGPPPDRQLEFTIDLEPGAAPVSKAPYRMAPKELEELKIQLQELMDLGFVRPSVSPWGAPVLFVKKKDGSMRMCIDYRELNKLTLKNKYPLPRIDDLFDQLRGAGVFSKMDLRSGYHQLRVRREDIPKTAFRTRYGHYEFVVMPFGLTNAPAVFMDLMNRVFHPYLDKFILVFIDDVLVYSRNEKEHEEHLRIALETLRNEKLYAKFSKCEFWLKEVNFLGHIVSAEGIRVDPAKVEAVQQWKSPSTPNEIRSFLGLAGYYRRFIEGFSKIARPMTQQLKKGVKVNWTPECEASFQLLKEKLTSAPVLAVPESGVNYVVYTDASKVGLGCVLMQNNKVIAYASRQLRPHELNYPTHDLELAAV